The following coding sequences lie in one Drosophila bipectinata strain 14024-0381.07 chromosome XR, DbipHiC1v2, whole genome shotgun sequence genomic window:
- the I-3 gene encoding uncharacterized protein I-3: MDQSKAKVSSVEKAAETSGRTIRIEASANIQGSPSSSSHMGKVSRPASDSGFSSAESTDSVKGSFSTSVSGSAPTVLRLRLSHAHSPPRASTSTSTSTSPPERHVGFHEGVIDNEHMNKRKSKCCCIYRKPHPFGESSSSTEDECEHCFGHPEVRQRNRLEKQKKRRQQCSGDCDCCCCCGGRQHTQDTVKDTVKDKESKTQAVWEEQVHKD, encoded by the coding sequence atggaTCAGTCAAAGGCCAAGGTCTCTAGCGTGGAGAAGGCAGCCGAGACATCGGGAAGGACCATCAGGATCGAGGCAAGTGCCAACATTCAAGGATCACCATCGTCATCCAGCCACATGGGAAAAGTGAGTCGTCCAGCATCGGATTCCGGTTTCAGTTCGGCGGAGAGCACCGATTCGGTGAAAGGATCCTTCAGTACTTCAGTGAGTGGATCGGCGCCCACTGTGCTGCGACTGCGTTTGAGCCACGCCCATTCGCCGCCCCGAGCCTCCACCTCCACTTCGACTTCGACCTCACCGCCGGAGCGGCATGTGGGTTTCCACGAGGGCGTCATCGATAATGAGCACATGAACAAGCGCAAGTCCAAGTGCTGTTGCATCTACCGGAAGCCGCATCCGTTCGGCGAGAGCTCCTCGTCCACGGAGGACGAGTGCGAGCACTGTTTCGGCCATCCGGAGGTCCGTCAGCGGAATCGCCTGGAGAAGCAAAAGAAGCGCCGGCAACAGTGCTCCGGAGACTGcgattgctgctgctgctgcggtgGAAGGCAGCATACCCAGGATACAGTCAAGGATACAGTCAAGGATAAAGAGTCCAAGACGCAGGCTGTTTGGGAAGAGCAAGTCCACAAGGATTAA